One segment of Streptomyces roseifaciens DNA contains the following:
- a CDS encoding MMPL family transporter — translation MTSLARWCLRRRFAVIVLWLVALAGTAAAATLAGPAYSNDYAVPGTEAARAGALLEAGFPGQGGDDTIVWHTDRGTVRAAAVEQRMTETLRDVAALPGVESVSGPYSGPDGAARISPDGHTAYASVTFASPGDPGKELVHQVVETARSAADGDLEVALGGTGIATGEAASGHLSEIIGIAVAAVVLFVVFGSLAASLLPIATALVGVGTAYMGTQLLGHVMTVADFAPMLGTLIGLGVGIDYALFIVTRHRKGLRAGLPVAVAAERAVATTGRAVVFAGGTVCVALLGMLILRLSFLNGVAIAASLTVVLTVAASVTLLPALLGVIGDRALSRRERRRLADSGPRPELPTGLAARWSAFVERHPKLLGAVAAAVMLVLALPTFSLHLGTSDQGNNPASSTTRQAYDMLGRGFGPGVNGPLTLVADLDSAADRLAFTELPDALRHTEGVASASPAQVSPSGDTGVISVVPTTSPQSRDTSDLVDRLRGTVLPKATAGTGVDVQVGGMTASYDDFAAIILGKLPLFVGTVVGLGCLLLLLAFRSIGIPLKAALMNIAAVASSFGIVVAIFQWGWGAEFLGLGGAGPIEPFLPVVMVSVLFGLSMDYQVFLVSRMYEEWLATRDNTRAVRVGLAETSRVINSAAVIMISVFLAFVLSGDRVISMFGIGLAAAVALDAFVLRTLLVPALMHMLGGANWWLPAWLERRLPRISIEPPEPVDAPEPVDGAREPLPVSPERSLAGAGV, via the coding sequence ATGACCTCACTCGCCCGATGGTGCCTGCGCCGTCGTTTCGCCGTGATCGTGCTGTGGCTCGTGGCCCTGGCGGGCACCGCCGCGGCCGCGACCCTGGCCGGCCCGGCGTACTCCAACGACTACGCCGTCCCCGGTACCGAGGCCGCCCGCGCGGGCGCGCTCCTGGAAGCGGGATTCCCGGGCCAGGGCGGTGACGACACCATCGTCTGGCACACCGACCGGGGCACCGTGCGCGCCGCCGCCGTCGAGCAGCGTATGACCGAGACCCTGCGCGACGTCGCGGCCCTGCCCGGCGTCGAGTCCGTCAGCGGCCCGTACAGCGGCCCCGACGGCGCCGCCAGGATCAGCCCCGACGGGCACACCGCCTACGCCTCCGTCACCTTCGCCTCGCCCGGCGACCCCGGCAAGGAGCTGGTGCACCAGGTCGTCGAGACGGCCCGGTCCGCGGCGGACGGCGATCTGGAGGTCGCCCTCGGCGGCACCGGCATCGCCACCGGCGAGGCCGCGAGCGGCCACCTCAGCGAGATCATCGGCATCGCCGTCGCCGCCGTCGTGCTCTTCGTCGTCTTCGGCTCGCTGGCCGCGAGCCTGCTGCCGATCGCCACGGCCCTCGTGGGCGTGGGCACCGCCTACATGGGCACCCAGCTGCTCGGCCACGTCATGACCGTCGCCGACTTCGCGCCCATGCTCGGCACCCTCATCGGACTCGGCGTGGGCATCGACTACGCCCTGTTCATCGTCACCCGGCACCGCAAGGGCCTGCGGGCGGGGCTGCCCGTGGCCGTCGCGGCCGAGCGGGCCGTCGCCACCACCGGCCGCGCCGTCGTCTTCGCGGGCGGCACCGTGTGCGTCGCGCTGCTCGGCATGCTCATCCTGCGGCTGAGCTTCCTCAACGGGGTCGCCATCGCCGCCTCGCTCACCGTCGTCCTCACCGTCGCCGCCTCGGTCACGCTGCTGCCCGCGCTCCTCGGGGTCATCGGCGACCGTGCCCTCAGCCGCCGCGAGCGCCGCCGCCTCGCGGACAGCGGCCCCCGCCCGGAGCTGCCCACCGGGCTGGCCGCCCGCTGGTCCGCCTTCGTGGAGCGCCACCCCAAGCTGCTGGGCGCCGTGGCCGCCGCCGTCATGCTCGTGCTCGCGCTGCCCACGTTCTCCCTCCACCTGGGCACCTCCGACCAGGGCAACAACCCGGCCTCGTCCACCACGCGCCAGGCGTACGACATGCTCGGCCGCGGCTTCGGGCCCGGCGTCAACGGCCCCCTGACCCTCGTGGCCGACCTCGACAGCGCCGCCGACCGGCTCGCGTTCACCGAGCTCCCGGACGCCCTGCGGCACACCGAGGGCGTCGCCTCCGCCTCGCCCGCCCAGGTCAGCCCCAGCGGCGACACGGGCGTCATCAGCGTCGTCCCCACCACCTCCCCGCAGTCGCGCGACACCAGCGACCTCGTGGACCGGCTGCGCGGCACCGTGCTGCCGAAGGCGACCGCCGGCACCGGTGTGGACGTCCAGGTCGGCGGCATGACCGCGAGCTACGACGACTTCGCCGCCATCATCCTCGGCAAGCTGCCGCTCTTCGTCGGCACCGTCGTCGGCCTGGGCTGCCTGCTGCTCCTGCTGGCCTTCCGGAGCATCGGCATCCCCCTGAAGGCCGCGCTGATGAACATCGCCGCCGTCGCCTCGTCCTTCGGCATCGTCGTCGCGATCTTCCAATGGGGCTGGGGCGCCGAGTTCCTCGGCCTCGGCGGCGCCGGGCCGATAGAACCGTTCCTGCCCGTCGTCATGGTCTCCGTCCTCTTCGGCCTGTCCATGGACTACCAGGTCTTCCTGGTCAGCCGGATGTACGAGGAGTGGCTCGCCACGCGCGACAACACCCGGGCCGTGCGCGTCGGCCTCGCCGAGACCAGCCGCGTCATCAACTCCGCGGCGGTGATCATGATCTCGGTCTTCCTCGCCTTCGTCCTCAGCGGGGACCGCGTCATCTCGATGTTCGGCATCGGCCTCGCGGCGGCCGTCGCCCTCGACGCCTTCGTGCTGCGCACGCTGCTCGTCCCGGCGCTCATGCACATGCTGGGCGGCGCCAACTGGTGGCTGCCGGCGTGGCTGGAGCGCCGCCTGCCCCGGATCAGCATCGAGCCGCCGGAGCCGGTGGACGCGCCGGAGCCGGTGGACGGGGCCCGCGAGCCGCTCCCGGTCAGTCCCGAGAGGAGCCTTGCCGGGGCGGGCGTATGA
- a CDS encoding DUF6191 domain-containing protein codes for MFNVFEEVFAPGRKHTDEEQNRLEMTREDVGDGDPARGPVDLDSGHVLIRPPRQGSSRD; via the coding sequence ATGTTCAACGTGTTCGAGGAAGTGTTCGCACCGGGCCGGAAGCACACCGACGAGGAACAGAACCGGCTCGAAATGACCCGCGAGGACGTCGGTGACGGCGACCCCGCGCGCGGCCCGGTCGACCTCGACTCGGGCCACGTGCTCATACGCCCGCCCCGGCAAGGCTCCTCTCGGGACTGA
- a CDS encoding 2-hydroxyacid dehydrogenase, protein MSADDSGSARPLVWLPFPPERIEGLPESLDYAFWDGGPDYPTDPARCDFYAVPYVTDPEPCLRPLPAMTRVRVVQALTAGVEHLLPAVERLPKGAVLCNARGLHDASTAELALALTLASLRDIPGFVRAQDAGEWRQGFRPALADKSVLIVGYGSIGSAIEDRLVPFECARVTRVARSARDSARGPVHPIAALPGLLPDADVVILATPLTEETRGLVNAGFLARMKDGALLVNVARGAVVDTKALLAELDAGRLRAALDVTDPEPLPPGHPLWSAPGVLITPHVGGPSSAFLPRAERLLRDQLARFALDAPLQNVVVIAR, encoded by the coding sequence ATGAGTGCAGATGACAGCGGTTCCGCCCGCCCCCTGGTCTGGCTGCCCTTCCCGCCCGAGCGGATCGAAGGGCTCCCGGAGAGCCTCGACTACGCCTTCTGGGACGGCGGGCCGGACTACCCGACCGACCCCGCCCGCTGCGACTTCTACGCGGTCCCGTACGTCACCGACCCCGAGCCGTGCCTGCGCCCGCTGCCCGCCATGACGCGCGTACGGGTCGTGCAGGCGCTCACCGCGGGCGTGGAGCACCTGCTGCCCGCCGTGGAGCGGCTGCCGAAGGGCGCCGTGCTGTGCAACGCCCGCGGGCTGCACGACGCGAGCACCGCCGAACTCGCCCTGGCCCTCACCCTCGCCTCGCTGCGCGACATCCCCGGCTTCGTGCGCGCGCAGGACGCGGGGGAGTGGCGGCAGGGCTTCCGGCCGGCGCTGGCCGACAAGTCGGTGCTCATTGTGGGTTACGGTTCGATCGGCAGCGCCATTGAGGACCGGCTCGTGCCCTTCGAGTGCGCGCGGGTCACACGCGTCGCACGCTCCGCGCGGGACAGCGCGCGCGGTCCCGTGCATCCGATCGCCGCCCTGCCCGGCTTGCTGCCCGACGCCGACGTCGTGATTCTCGCGACCCCGCTCACCGAGGAGACCCGGGGGCTCGTCAACGCCGGTTTCCTGGCGCGGATGAAGGACGGGGCGCTGCTGGTGAACGTGGCGCGCGGTGCCGTCGTCGACACCAAGGCCCTTCTGGCCGAACTGGACGCAGGTCGGCTGCGTGCCGCACTGGACGTCACGGACCCCGAGCCGCTGCCGCCCGGGCACCCCCTGTGGAGCGCCCCGGGGGTGCTGATCACCCCCCATGTGGGTGGGCCCTCTTCGGCCTTTCTGCCGCGCGCCGAGCGGCTCCTGCGTGATCAGCTGGCCAGATTCGCCCTGGACGCGCCACTGCAAAATGTCGTAGTCATCGCCCGCTAG
- a CDS encoding AMIN-like domain-containing (lipo)protein — protein sequence MRRLSRTLAALTLAGAGLLVATVPAGAATEAPATVKCEAGWGSLPKVGTDTAYRPLLDIRAGKHECYDRLVFDVQGIGDRPIGYRVEYVDQLRQDGSGDVIPVGGGAILAVRVAAPSYDPSTGEPRYPGHAGQPLTGVDLTGFRTFQDTRFASSFEGDTLIGLGVRARLPYRVFQERNRIVVDVAHTW from the coding sequence ATGAGACGGTTGAGCAGGACGCTGGCTGCACTCACGCTGGCGGGAGCCGGCCTGCTGGTGGCGACGGTCCCGGCCGGCGCGGCCACGGAGGCGCCGGCCACGGTGAAGTGCGAGGCGGGCTGGGGGAGCCTGCCCAAGGTCGGCACGGACACGGCCTACCGCCCGCTGCTGGACATCCGGGCCGGGAAGCACGAGTGCTACGACCGTCTGGTCTTCGACGTCCAGGGCATCGGCGACCGCCCGATCGGCTACCGCGTGGAGTACGTGGACCAGCTGCGCCAGGACGGCTCCGGCGACGTGATCCCGGTCGGCGGCGGCGCGATCCTGGCGGTCCGCGTGGCCGCTCCGAGCTACGACCCGAGCACCGGCGAGCCGCGCTACCCCGGCCACGCCGGACAGCCGCTGACCGGCGTGGACCTCACCGGCTTCCGCACCTTCCAGGACACCCGCTTCGCCAGCAGCTTCGAGGGCGACACCCTGATCGGCCTCGGCGTCCGCGCACGGCTGCCCTACCGGGTCTTCCAGGAGCGCAACCGCATCGTCGTGGACGTCGCCCACACCTGGTAG
- a CDS encoding aldo/keto reductase, with amino-acid sequence MERRNIGAAALEVGAIGLGCMPMHWGYTASQRSGQGALRTVHAALDAGTTLLDTADMYGPFTNELLVGRVLRERRSEAFVSTKCGLLVGDSHIVANGRPGYVKRACDASLRRLQTDVIDVYQLHRPDPEVPVEETWGAMAELVSAGKVRALGWCAIGARKHRRSRAGLYEATIRQLERVQQVFPVSCVQVELSVWSREALDALVPWCASRGVGMLAAMPLGNGFLSGTLTPGQGFEPEDLRARHPRFTAEMMAANQPIVAGLRRVALRHDATAAQVALAWVLAQGRHVIPVPGTKKPVWAVQNAAAAQLRLTPEDFAEIAALPRAMGSWD; translated from the coding sequence GTGGAGCGCAGGAATATCGGTGCGGCGGCGCTCGAAGTGGGCGCGATCGGCCTGGGGTGCATGCCCATGCACTGGGGATACACCGCCTCCCAGCGGAGCGGGCAGGGCGCGCTGCGCACGGTGCACGCGGCGCTCGACGCGGGCACGACCCTGCTGGACACCGCGGACATGTACGGGCCGTTCACCAACGAGCTGCTGGTGGGACGGGTGCTGCGGGAGAGGCGCTCCGAGGCGTTCGTGTCGACCAAGTGCGGGCTGCTGGTGGGCGACAGCCACATCGTCGCCAACGGCCGCCCGGGCTATGTGAAACGGGCCTGCGACGCCTCGCTGCGCCGGTTGCAGACCGACGTGATCGACGTCTACCAGCTGCACCGGCCCGACCCCGAGGTGCCGGTCGAGGAGACCTGGGGGGCGATGGCCGAGCTGGTCTCCGCGGGCAAGGTGCGGGCGCTGGGCTGGTGTGCGATCGGCGCGCGCAAGCACCGCCGGTCGCGCGCGGGGCTGTACGAGGCGACGATCCGGCAGCTGGAGCGGGTGCAGCAGGTGTTCCCGGTGAGCTGTGTGCAGGTGGAGTTGTCGGTGTGGTCCCGGGAGGCGCTCGATGCGCTGGTGCCCTGGTGCGCTTCCCGGGGTGTCGGCATGCTGGCCGCCATGCCCCTGGGGAATGGTTTCCTCAGCGGCACGCTCACGCCGGGGCAGGGCTTCGAGCCGGAGGACCTCCGGGCGCGCCACCCGCGCTTCACCGCCGAGATGATGGCCGCCAACCAGCCGATCGTGGCGGGCCTGCGCCGGGTCGCGCTGCGCCACGACGCGACGGCCGCGCAGGTCGCCCTGGCCTGGGTACTGGCGCAGGGCCGGCACGTCATACCCGTACCGGGCACGAAGAAGCCGGTGTGGGCGGTGCAGAACGCAGCGGCGGCGCAACTGCGGCTCACCCCCGAGGACTTCGCGGAGATAGCGGCGCTCCCCCGCGCCATGGGGTCCTGGGACTGA
- the gatB gene encoding Asp-tRNA(Asn)/Glu-tRNA(Gln) amidotransferase subunit GatB, whose translation MTVTELVSYEDALASYDPVMGLEVHVELGTKTKMFCGCSTELGADPNTQTCPVCLGMPGALPVVNATGVESAIKIGLALHCEIAEWCRFARKNYFYPDMPKNFQTSQYDEPIAFNGYLDVQLEDGEVFRVEIERAHMEEDTGKSTHVGGATGRIHGAQHSLLDYNRAGIPLIEIVTKPIEGAGERAPEVAKAYVAELRELIKALGVSEARMEMGQMRCDVNLSLRPHGREKFGTRSETKNVNSLRSVERAVRFEVQRHASVLSAGGTIVQETRHFHEEDGSTTSGRIKEEAEDYRYFPEPDLVPVAPSREWVEELRGTLPELPRVRRNRLREDWGVTEHDMQSILNAGAVDLIVATVEAGADSAAARKWWMGELARSANESGTDLAALPITPAQVARVAALVAEGSLNDKLARQVIEGVLAGEGDPDAVVEKRGLKVVSDDSALGAAVDEAIAANAAIADKIRAGKVAAAGALVGAVMKATRGQADAARVRELILERLGVEG comes from the coding sequence GTGACCGTCACTGAACTGGTGTCGTACGAGGACGCGCTGGCTTCCTACGACCCCGTCATGGGCCTGGAGGTCCATGTCGAGCTCGGCACCAAGACGAAGATGTTCTGCGGCTGCTCCACGGAGCTGGGCGCGGACCCCAACACCCAGACCTGCCCGGTCTGCCTCGGCATGCCCGGCGCCCTGCCGGTGGTCAACGCCACCGGCGTCGAGTCCGCCATCAAGATCGGCCTCGCGCTGCACTGCGAGATCGCCGAGTGGTGCCGCTTCGCCCGGAAGAACTACTTCTATCCGGACATGCCGAAGAACTTCCAGACCTCCCAGTACGACGAGCCGATCGCCTTCAACGGCTACCTCGACGTGCAGCTGGAGGACGGCGAGGTCTTCCGCGTGGAGATCGAGCGCGCCCACATGGAGGAGGACACCGGCAAGTCCACGCACGTGGGCGGCGCCACCGGCCGCATCCACGGCGCCCAGCACTCCCTGCTGGACTACAACCGCGCCGGCATCCCGCTGATCGAGATCGTCACCAAGCCGATCGAGGGCGCGGGCGAGCGGGCCCCGGAGGTCGCCAAGGCCTACGTGGCCGAGCTGCGCGAGCTCATCAAGGCGCTGGGCGTCTCCGAGGCCCGGATGGAGATGGGTCAGATGCGCTGCGACGTCAACCTGTCGCTGCGCCCGCACGGCCGGGAGAAGTTCGGCACCCGCTCCGAGACCAAGAACGTCAACTCGCTGCGCTCCGTCGAGCGCGCGGTGCGCTTCGAGGTCCAGCGGCACGCCTCCGTCCTCTCGGCCGGCGGCACGATCGTGCAGGAGACCCGCCACTTCCACGAGGAGGACGGGTCGACCACGTCCGGCCGCATCAAGGAGGAGGCCGAGGACTACCGCTACTTCCCCGAGCCGGACCTGGTGCCGGTGGCCCCCTCCCGCGAGTGGGTCGAGGAGCTGCGGGGCACCCTGCCCGAGCTGCCGCGCGTGCGCCGCAACCGCCTCCGTGAGGACTGGGGCGTCACCGAGCACGACATGCAGTCGATCCTCAACGCGGGCGCGGTCGACCTGATCGTCGCCACCGTCGAGGCCGGTGCCGACTCCGCCGCCGCCCGCAAGTGGTGGATGGGCGAGCTGGCCCGCAGCGCCAACGAGTCCGGTACGGACCTCGCGGCGCTGCCGATCACCCCGGCGCAGGTCGCCCGGGTGGCGGCGCTCGTCGCCGAGGGCTCGCTCAACGACAAGCTGGCCCGCCAGGTCATCGAGGGCGTGCTCGCGGGCGAGGGCGACCCGGACGCGGTCGTCGAGAAGCGCGGCCTGAAGGTCGTCTCCGACGACAGCGCCCTGGGTGCCGCCGTGGACGAGGCCATCGCGGCCAATGCCGCCATCGCGGACAAGATCCGCGCCGGCAAGGTCGCGGCGGCGGGTGCACTGGTCGGCGCGGTCATGAAGGCCACGCGCGGCCAGGCCGACGCGGCCCGTGTCCGTGAGCTCATCCTGGAGCGCCTCGGCGTCGAGGGCTGA
- the gatA gene encoding Asp-tRNA(Asn)/Glu-tRNA(Gln) amidotransferase subunit GatA — MTDIIKLTAAQIAERIASGELTAVQVTEAHLARIEAVDEKVHAFLHVDREGALAQAREVDAKRERGEKLGPLAGVPLALKDIFTTKGIPTTVGSKILEGWIPPYDATLTKRLKDADVVILGKTNMDEFAMGSSTENSAYGPTGNPWDLTKIPGGSGGGSSAALAAYQAPLAIGTDTGGSIRQPAAVTGTVGVKPTYGSVSRYGMVAFSSSLDQGGPCARTVLDAALLHEVIAGHDPMDSTSIDAPVPPVVEAARNGSVQGMRVGVVKQFRGEGYQAGVVQRFDESVELLKELGAEIVELDCPSFDLALAAYYLIAPSECSSNLARFDGLRYGLRAGDDGTRSAEDVTALTREAGFGPEVKRRVMLGTYALSSGYYDAYYGSAQKVRTLITRDFEKAFEQVDVIVSPTTPTTAFAIGERADDPMAMYLADLCTIPTNLAGNAAMSLPCGLAPEDNLPVGLQIIAPALKDDRLYKVGAAVEAAFTARWGHHLLEEAPSL, encoded by the coding sequence ATGACGGACATCATCAAGCTCACCGCTGCCCAGATCGCGGAGAGGATCGCCTCCGGCGAGCTCACCGCCGTCCAGGTCACCGAGGCCCACCTGGCCCGGATCGAGGCCGTGGACGAGAAGGTGCACGCCTTCCTCCACGTGGACCGCGAGGGCGCCCTCGCCCAGGCCCGCGAGGTCGACGCCAAGCGCGAGCGCGGCGAGAAGCTCGGCCCGCTGGCCGGCGTCCCGCTGGCGCTGAAGGACATCTTCACCACCAAGGGGATCCCGACCACGGTCGGCTCGAAGATCCTCGAGGGCTGGATCCCGCCGTACGACGCGACGCTCACCAAGCGCCTGAAGGACGCGGACGTCGTCATCCTCGGCAAGACCAACATGGACGAGTTCGCGATGGGCTCCTCCACGGAGAACAGCGCCTACGGCCCGACCGGCAACCCCTGGGACCTGACCAAGATCCCCGGCGGCTCCGGCGGCGGCTCCAGCGCGGCGCTCGCCGCGTACCAGGCCCCCCTGGCCATCGGCACGGACACCGGCGGCTCGATCCGCCAGCCCGCCGCCGTGACCGGCACCGTCGGCGTCAAGCCGACCTACGGCTCGGTCTCGCGCTACGGCATGGTGGCCTTCTCCTCCTCCCTCGACCAGGGCGGCCCCTGCGCCCGTACGGTCCTGGACGCGGCCCTGCTGCACGAGGTCATCGCCGGCCACGACCCGATGGACTCCACGTCCATCGACGCCCCGGTCCCGCCGGTCGTCGAGGCCGCGCGCAACGGCAGCGTGCAGGGCATGCGCGTCGGCGTCGTCAAGCAGTTCCGCGGCGAGGGCTACCAGGCCGGCGTCGTGCAGCGCTTCGACGAGTCCGTCGAGCTGCTCAAGGAGCTGGGCGCCGAGATCGTCGAGCTGGACTGCCCGTCCTTCGACCTGGCCCTGGCCGCGTACTACCTGATCGCGCCGTCCGAGTGCTCCTCGAACCTGGCGCGCTTCGACGGCCTGCGCTACGGCCTGCGCGCCGGCGACGACGGCACCCGCTCCGCCGAGGACGTCACCGCCCTCACCCGCGAGGCCGGCTTCGGCCCCGAGGTCAAGCGCCGCGTCATGCTCGGCACGTACGCCCTGAGCTCGGGCTACTACGACGCCTACTACGGCTCGGCGCAGAAGGTCCGCACGCTCATCACGCGCGACTTCGAGAAGGCCTTCGAGCAGGTCGACGTGATCGTCTCGCCGACCACCCCGACCACCGCCTTCGCGATCGGCGAGCGCGCCGACGACCCGATGGCGATGTACCTCGCGGACCTGTGCACCATCCCGACCAACCTGGCCGGCAACGCGGCCATGTCGCTGCCCTGCGGCCTGGCGCCCGAGGACAACCTGCCGGTCGGTCTGCAGATCATCGCTCCCGCCCTGAAGGACGACCGGCTCTACAAGGTCGGTGCCGCGGTCGAGGCCGCGTTCACCGCCCGCTGGGGTCACCACCTGCTTGAGGAGGCACCGTCGCTGTGA
- a CDS encoding PQQ-dependent sugar dehydrogenase, with product MRPATSLRPAASLLLAGSLLLGVAGCSSEDGFPGEGPRQGSAAKSPGEEASSGTPSTPPAPAKGSVKVVRTLTAKLGSPWGVAALPGGDLLVGSRDTGKIARVAVKDGAQSEVGEVPGVVKGGEGGLLGLAVSPDFATDRLVYAYFTTDSDNRIARLRYDERKPAGQRLGAPDTVLRGIPKGNVHNGGRIAFGPDRMLYAGTGESGERGLSQDRKSLGGKILRMTPDGRPAYGNPEENSVVHSYGHRNVQGLAWDAGKRLWASEFGQNTWDELNLIRPGGNYGWPVVEGKAGRSGYTDPVEQWKTSDASPSGLAFAKGSLWMAGLRGERLWRIPLDGTKPVAGPQAFLQGEYGRLRTVLATDDGGLWLTTSNTDGRGKPGGEDDRILRLEVS from the coding sequence CTGCGGCCCGCCACCTCTCTGCGGCCGGCCGCCTCTCTGCTCCTGGCCGGCTCCCTGCTGCTCGGCGTCGCGGGCTGTTCGAGCGAGGACGGCTTCCCGGGCGAGGGCCCGCGGCAGGGTTCGGCGGCCAAGTCGCCCGGCGAGGAGGCCTCTTCGGGCACCCCCTCGACCCCGCCGGCGCCCGCCAAGGGCTCGGTCAAGGTCGTCCGGACGCTCACCGCGAAGCTCGGCTCGCCGTGGGGCGTCGCGGCGCTCCCCGGCGGCGACCTCCTGGTCGGGTCCCGCGACACCGGAAAGATCGCCCGGGTGGCGGTCAAGGACGGCGCGCAGAGCGAGGTGGGCGAGGTGCCCGGCGTCGTCAAGGGCGGCGAGGGCGGCCTGCTGGGCCTGGCGGTCTCGCCCGACTTCGCCACCGACCGCCTGGTGTACGCGTACTTCACCACCGATTCGGACAACCGCATCGCACGCCTGCGCTACGACGAGCGCAAGCCCGCGGGGCAGCGGCTGGGGGCGCCCGACACGGTGCTCCGGGGCATCCCCAAGGGCAACGTCCACAACGGCGGGCGCATCGCCTTCGGCCCCGACCGGATGCTCTACGCCGGGACGGGCGAGAGCGGGGAGCGCGGCCTCTCCCAGGACAGGAAGTCCCTCGGCGGGAAGATCCTCCGCATGACCCCGGACGGCCGCCCCGCGTACGGCAACCCCGAGGAGAACTCGGTGGTCCACTCCTACGGCCACCGCAACGTGCAGGGCCTGGCGTGGGACGCGGGCAAGCGCCTGTGGGCGTCGGAGTTCGGCCAGAACACCTGGGACGAGCTCAACCTGATCCGGCCGGGCGGCAACTACGGCTGGCCCGTCGTCGAGGGCAAGGCGGGCAGGTCCGGCTACACCGACCCCGTCGAGCAGTGGAAGACCTCCGACGCCTCCCCCAGCGGCCTCGCCTTCGCCAAGGGCTCCCTGTGGATGGCGGGCCTGCGCGGCGAGCGCCTGTGGCGGATCCCGCTGGACGGCACGAAGCCGGTGGCCGGCCCCCAGGCGTTCCTGCAGGGCGAGTACGGGCGGCTGCGCACGGTCCTGGCCACGGACGACGGCGGGCTGTGGCTGACGACGAGCAACACCGACGGGCGCGGGAAGCCGGGCGGCGAGGACGACCGGATCCTGCGGCTAGAAGTGAGCTGA